In Providencia zhijiangensis, a single window of DNA contains:
- the sapA gene encoding ABC transporter substrate-binding protein SapA, which translates to MRLLTLWFLFTVSLSALAEQTDISYKDTIANDVPADIRQNGFIYCVNGIVTTFNPQLASSGLIIDPLGAQLYDRLLDVDPFTYRLIPELASRWEVLDNGATYRLYLRKDVKFQTTPWFTPTRNMNADDVVFSFSRMFETSNPYHFINGGRYPYFDSLQFASSVEGIKKLNNYTVEFRLKSPDASFLWHLATHYAPVLSAEYADELSASNRQEMIDWRPVGTGPFYFDDYQAGQFVRLLRNKDYWKGEPRMEEVVVDMGAGGTGRISKLLTGECDVLAYPAASQLKVLRDDPRLRISMRSGMNIAYLAFNTSKPPLDQLKVRQAISYAINNERLMQSIYYGTAETASSILPRASWAFDNQTKITDYNPELAKKMLQEMGLENLKLELWVPVASQSYNPSPLKMAELIQADLAQVGIVMSIRSVEGRFQENQLMDRSHDMTLAGWTTDSNDPDSFFRPLLSCAAIGSQTNLSHWCDSKFDDVLHKALLTQELADRIDYYHQAQQILAEELPILPLAYSLRLQAYRFDMKGLVISAFGNTSFAGVYREMQEPKKAPPRQQEPQP; encoded by the coding sequence ATGCGCCTTTTAACTCTTTGGTTTTTATTTACTGTTTCTCTTTCTGCATTGGCAGAGCAAACAGACATAAGCTACAAAGACACCATTGCCAATGATGTCCCGGCCGATATTCGTCAAAATGGCTTTATTTACTGCGTCAATGGCATTGTCACCACATTTAACCCACAACTCGCCAGTAGCGGGTTAATTATTGATCCCCTAGGTGCGCAACTGTATGACCGCTTACTGGATGTTGACCCCTTTACGTATCGCCTGATCCCAGAGTTGGCTTCCCGCTGGGAAGTTTTAGATAATGGCGCAACCTATCGGCTATATCTGAGAAAAGACGTCAAATTCCAAACCACACCTTGGTTTACACCAACACGCAATATGAATGCGGATGATGTGGTATTCAGTTTTTCTCGCATGTTTGAAACTAGCAATCCTTACCATTTCATTAATGGCGGGCGCTACCCCTATTTTGACAGCTTGCAATTTGCGAGCAGCGTCGAAGGTATTAAAAAGCTGAATAACTACACCGTGGAATTTCGATTAAAATCCCCGGATGCTTCATTCTTATGGCATTTGGCGACTCACTACGCGCCCGTTTTATCTGCGGAATATGCAGATGAGCTTTCTGCTAGCAATCGCCAGGAGATGATTGATTGGCGCCCTGTAGGTACTGGTCCATTCTACTTTGATGATTACCAAGCTGGGCAGTTTGTCCGTTTATTGCGTAATAAAGATTACTGGAAAGGTGAACCACGCATGGAAGAAGTGGTGGTAGATATGGGCGCGGGGGGTACCGGACGTATTTCTAAGCTACTCACTGGTGAGTGCGATGTCCTCGCGTACCCAGCCGCAAGTCAGTTAAAAGTGCTACGTGATGACCCTCGCCTACGTATTTCAATGCGTTCGGGAATGAATATCGCATATCTTGCGTTTAATACCAGTAAGCCACCTCTCGACCAACTCAAGGTTCGCCAAGCGATTTCTTATGCCATTAATAATGAGCGACTCATGCAATCCATTTATTATGGTACCGCAGAGACGGCGTCATCGATTCTCCCCCGTGCATCTTGGGCATTTGATAATCAAACCAAAATAACTGATTATAACCCTGAACTTGCCAAAAAAATGCTGCAAGAAATGGGATTAGAAAACCTGAAATTAGAGTTATGGGTTCCTGTCGCTTCCCAATCTTATAACCCTAGCCCATTGAAAATGGCGGAATTAATCCAAGCTGACCTCGCTCAAGTGGGTATCGTCATGAGTATCCGCTCAGTGGAAGGTCGCTTCCAAGAAAATCAATTAATGGATCGCTCCCACGATATGACACTAGCGGGCTGGACAACAGACAGTAATGACCCAGATAGTTTCTTCCGCCCACTGCTCAGTTGTGCCGCCATTGGCTCACAAACCAACTTAAGCCATTGGTGTGATTCTAAATTTGATGACGTTTTGCATAAAGCCTTACTAACGCAAGAGCTGGCAGACCGCATTGATTACTATCATCAAGCACAACAAATTCTCGCGGAAGAACTGCCCATATTGCCATTAGCTTACTCGCTGCGTTTACAAGCTTATCGTTTTGATATGAAAGGATTGGTGATCAGCGCGTTCGGCAATACCTCATTTGCTGGCGTTTATCGCGAGATGCAAGAGCCGAAAAAAGCACCACCTCGGCAGCAGGAGCCGCAACCATGA
- the sapF gene encoding putrescine export ABC transporter ATP-binding protein SapF — METLLEVRNLTKTFRFREGLFRRHELQAVKPLSFNLQAGQTLAIIGANGSGKSTLARMLSGVTEPSGGEILIRGQRLSFGDYSYRSQRIRMIFQDPSTSLNPRQRIGQTLELPLKLNTNLTGIERERRIIQTLRQVGLLADHAEYYPHMLASGQKQRIALARALILQPEIIVADEALASLDMSMRSQIINLMLDLQAKQDIAYIYVTQHLGMMKHISDKMLVMDKGEVVERGNTAEVLAAPLHDVTRRLIESHFGEPLSIDAWRQDL, encoded by the coding sequence ATGGAAACGTTACTTGAGGTACGTAACCTGACAAAAACGTTCCGTTTTCGTGAAGGGTTATTTCGTCGCCATGAATTACAAGCCGTCAAGCCGTTGAGTTTCAACCTACAAGCAGGGCAAACTTTAGCCATCATCGGTGCTAACGGCTCAGGAAAATCCACCTTGGCTCGCATGTTGTCTGGGGTGACGGAGCCTTCTGGTGGAGAGATTTTAATCCGTGGCCAACGACTAAGTTTTGGCGATTATAGCTACCGCAGCCAACGTATTCGCATGATATTTCAGGATCCAAGTACTTCCTTAAATCCGCGCCAGCGTATTGGGCAAACCCTTGAATTACCCTTAAAACTGAATACTAACCTTACCGGTATTGAGCGGGAAAGACGCATTATCCAGACATTACGCCAAGTAGGATTACTGGCCGATCACGCAGAATATTACCCACACATGCTAGCATCAGGTCAAAAACAGCGGATCGCCCTCGCCCGTGCGTTAATTCTACAACCGGAAATTATCGTGGCTGATGAAGCTCTTGCCTCGCTGGATATGTCGATGCGCTCGCAGATAATCAACTTGATGCTCGACTTACAAGCTAAGCAAGATATCGCTTATATTTACGTCACCCAACATTTAGGCATGATGAAGCATATTAGTGACAAAATGCTCGTAATGGATAAAGGCGAAGTCGTTGAGCGAGGAAATACAGCGGAGGTTTTAGCGGCTCCACTTCATGACGTGACGCGTCGCCTGATTGAAAGCCACTTTGGAGAGCCATTGTCCATTGATGCGTGGCGACAAGATTTATAA
- the sapC gene encoding putrescine export ABC transporter permease SapC, which produces MSSDNFYREQKMPSPTRVVWNIFSSDILAMTGFFGVIFLIVLCFAGPYLAPYAIDQQFLGYQITPPSWSHYGEVAFFFGTDDLGRDILSRLLIGTKSTFGSALLVTAIATIIGLVLGCLAGMTRGLKSAVFNHVLDTLLSIPSLLLAIIVVAFMGASLTNAMLAICLALIPRMVRTIYVAVHDELDKEYIVAARLDGASNIFILWYTVLPNITPILVTELTRALSIAILDIAALGFLDLGAQLPSSEWGAMLGDTLELIYVAPWTVILPGVAIMSSVLFVNLLGDGLHRAINSGVE; this is translated from the coding sequence ATGTCCTCAGATAATTTTTATCGTGAACAGAAAATGCCATCCCCGACACGGGTGGTGTGGAATATTTTCTCCTCCGACATACTGGCAATGACCGGCTTTTTTGGGGTGATTTTTTTAATCGTCCTCTGTTTTGCTGGCCCTTATTTAGCACCTTATGCCATCGACCAACAATTTTTGGGTTACCAAATTACACCGCCATCATGGTCACACTATGGTGAAGTGGCATTCTTCTTTGGTACGGATGATTTAGGACGCGATATTTTAAGCCGTCTCTTGATTGGTACTAAATCCACGTTCGGCTCAGCCTTGTTGGTCACAGCGATTGCGACGATAATCGGCTTAGTGTTAGGTTGTCTTGCGGGCATGACCCGCGGACTAAAATCCGCTGTGTTTAACCACGTTCTGGATACATTACTCTCGATCCCTTCTCTACTACTGGCGATTATCGTAGTGGCATTTATGGGTGCCAGCTTAACTAATGCGATGCTTGCGATTTGCCTCGCACTGATCCCTCGTATGGTGCGTACCATCTACGTTGCCGTGCACGATGAGCTAGACAAAGAGTATATTGTGGCGGCACGTTTAGATGGCGCTTCAAACATCTTTATTTTGTGGTACACCGTACTGCCAAACATTACCCCTATTTTGGTCACTGAATTAACCCGTGCCCTCTCCATTGCAATTTTGGATATTGCGGCATTAGGCTTTTTAGATTTAGGGGCGCAACTCCCATCATCTGAATGGGGCGCTATGCTAGGCGATACGTTAGAATTGATTTATGTGGCACCGTGGACAGTCATTTTGCCCGGTGTTGCGATTATGTCGAGTGTCTTATTTGTGAACTTACTGGGTGATGGACTGCACCGAGCGATTAATTCGGGGGTGGAATAA
- the sapD gene encoding putrescine export ABC transporter ATP-binding protein SapD — MPLLDIRNLTIEFMTANGPVKAVDRVSMTLSEGEVRGLVGESGSGKSLIAKAICGITKDNIRVTADRFRFQDIDLLKLSPRKRRRLIGHNISMIFQEPQSCLDPAADIGKQLIQSIPGWTYKGRWWQRFNWRKRRAIELLHRVGIKDHKDIMHSYPYELTDGECQKVMIAIAIANQPRLLIADEPTNAMESTTQAQIFRLLDKLNQNNNMGILLISHDMEMMSKLVDRINVLYCGQTVESATPNDILQRPRHPYTQALIRSIPDFESPIPHKGRLNTLPGAIPSLEHLPIGCRLGPRCPYAQRTCIDAPPLRSIKGHLVACHYPLNTEEQP, encoded by the coding sequence ATGCCATTACTTGATATTCGTAATTTAACCATTGAATTTATGACGGCTAACGGCCCCGTCAAAGCCGTTGACCGTGTTTCCATGACCTTATCTGAAGGTGAAGTTCGTGGCTTAGTGGGTGAATCGGGTTCCGGTAAAAGCTTAATTGCGAAAGCCATTTGTGGGATCACCAAAGATAATATCCGCGTCACTGCGGACCGTTTTCGCTTCCAAGATATTGACCTCTTAAAGCTCAGTCCACGCAAGCGTCGTCGCCTGATTGGCCATAATATTTCGATGATTTTCCAAGAGCCACAATCCTGTCTTGACCCTGCGGCCGATATTGGGAAACAGCTGATCCAATCAATCCCCGGCTGGACATACAAAGGGCGCTGGTGGCAGCGCTTTAATTGGCGAAAACGCCGAGCAATTGAATTATTGCATCGTGTGGGTATCAAAGATCACAAAGATATCATGCACAGTTATCCGTACGAACTGACGGATGGTGAATGCCAAAAAGTAATGATCGCCATTGCGATTGCTAATCAGCCTCGCTTGTTAATTGCGGATGAGCCTACCAATGCGATGGAATCCACCACGCAGGCTCAAATTTTCCGTTTATTAGATAAATTAAACCAAAACAATAATATGGGAATTTTGCTGATCAGCCACGATATGGAAATGATGTCTAAATTGGTTGACCGAATTAATGTCCTATATTGCGGTCAGACTGTAGAAAGTGCCACACCGAATGATATTTTGCAGCGACCTCGCCACCCTTATACGCAGGCATTAATTCGCTCTATTCCTGATTTTGAAAGCCCGATCCCCCATAAAGGTCGTTTAAATACACTCCCAGGGGCTATTCCTTCATTGGAACACTTACCAATTGGCTGTCGTTTGGGTCCTCGTTGCCCTTACGCGCAACGAACCTGTATCGATGCACCACCACTGCGCAGCATTAAAGGGCACCTAGTTGCTTGTCATTATCCACTGAATACCGAGGAACAACCCTAA
- a CDS encoding DUF817 domain-containing protein — protein sequence MASIFHNLNYLTKLDAILMAHKPNSSKGLKRFILEFWFFGLINARSCLFAGFFFLALFLVPAKGILGIPRYDALLIFAVSFQAFLVWSKLETWDELKAICVFHLVGFMMELFKTSATIGSWQYPDEAYTKLWGVPLFTGFMYAAVGSYIIQSWRFFNVRIEHYPPYWMATLVALAIYINFFSHHYIDDYRWYLTAFIFGLYARSVVFYTPLDKERKMPLLLAFMLIGFFIWLAENFGTFFGVWQYPNQIGAWSMVHAGKWGAWSLLVIVTFTIVVHLKHIKSCVSIAR from the coding sequence ATGGCATCCATTTTTCACAATCTTAATTACTTAACCAAGCTAGATGCCATCTTAATGGCTCATAAACCGAATAGTAGTAAAGGATTAAAACGCTTTATTCTTGAATTTTGGTTTTTTGGTTTAATTAACGCTCGTTCTTGTCTGTTTGCTGGTTTCTTCTTTTTGGCTTTATTCCTAGTGCCAGCGAAAGGGATTCTAGGTATTCCTCGTTATGATGCTTTACTGATTTTCGCAGTCTCTTTTCAAGCGTTCTTGGTATGGTCAAAATTAGAAACATGGGATGAGCTAAAAGCCATTTGTGTATTCCATTTAGTGGGTTTTATGATGGAATTATTTAAAACCTCAGCAACAATTGGTTCATGGCAATATCCTGATGAGGCGTACACTAAACTTTGGGGAGTTCCTCTGTTCACAGGGTTTATGTATGCGGCAGTGGGTAGCTATATCATTCAATCTTGGCGTTTTTTTAATGTCAGGATTGAACATTATCCACCTTATTGGATGGCGACATTAGTGGCTTTAGCCATTTATATTAACTTTTTTAGCCATCACTATATTGATGATTATCGTTGGTACTTAACGGCGTTTATATTTGGTTTGTATGCCCGCAGCGTGGTGTTTTATACCCCGTTAGATAAAGAACGTAAAATGCCGCTATTGCTTGCATTTATGCTGATAGGATTCTTCATTTGGCTGGCGGAAAATTTCGGAACGTTCTTTGGTGTTTGGCAATATCCAAATCAAATCGGAGCATGGTCAATGGTACATGCAGGGAAGTGGGGAGCATGGTCGTTACTGGTGATTGTGACTTTCACGATTGTGGTGCATCTCAAACACATAAAAAGTTGTGTATCCATAGCGCGCTAG
- the sapB gene encoding putrescine export ABC transporter permease SapB: MIIYSLRRFLLLLVTVFFLSLVSFSLSYFTPNAPLSGASLIDAYIFYFDGLLHFDFGVSSINGEPITEQLKDTFPATMELCILAFLFALFVGIPLGMIASFWRNKPVDIAISTFALLGFSVPVFVLALVLTLFFSLHLGWLPVSGRIDLLYNLKPVTGFALVDAWLSDSPYRKDMIINVLEHMILPVLTLALAPTTEVIRLVRISTDEVASSNYVKAAATRGLSRFKIIRRHIFHNAIPPIIPKLGLQFSTMLTLTMVTELVFNWPGLGRWLVTAIRQGDYSAISAGVMLIGALVITVNVLSDILGAMMDPLKHKDWYVLR, encoded by the coding sequence ATGATCATCTACTCACTGAGACGATTTCTGCTATTACTGGTGACAGTCTTCTTTTTGTCGCTGGTCAGTTTCAGCTTAAGCTATTTCACGCCCAATGCGCCTCTTAGCGGCGCATCACTTATTGATGCGTATATCTTCTACTTTGATGGCTTACTGCATTTCGATTTCGGCGTCTCTAGCATTAACGGGGAGCCTATCACCGAGCAACTTAAAGACACATTCCCTGCCACCATGGAACTGTGCATTCTCGCCTTCTTATTCGCGTTATTTGTTGGGATCCCGTTAGGGATGATTGCCTCATTCTGGCGAAACAAACCCGTTGATATCGCGATCAGCACGTTTGCCCTATTAGGCTTTTCCGTGCCTGTATTCGTTTTAGCGTTAGTACTAACCCTATTTTTCTCGCTTCACTTAGGATGGCTCCCCGTTTCCGGGCGAATCGACTTGCTTTATAACTTGAAGCCTGTGACAGGCTTTGCCCTTGTGGATGCGTGGCTTTCGGATTCGCCATACCGTAAAGATATGATCATCAATGTGTTAGAACATATGATCCTGCCAGTACTCACACTCGCATTAGCGCCAACCACAGAAGTCATTCGCTTAGTCCGGATTAGTACGGATGAGGTCGCTAGCAGTAACTACGTCAAAGCCGCAGCTACTCGTGGACTTTCTCGCTTTAAAATTATTCGCCGCCATATTTTTCATAACGCCATACCGCCGATTATCCCGAAATTAGGGCTACAATTCTCCACGATGCTAACATTAACCATGGTGACAGAATTAGTGTTTAACTGGCCGGGATTAGGTCGCTGGTTGGTCACTGCAATCCGCCAAGGAGACTACTCGGCGATTTCTGCAGGTGTGATGTTAATTGGCGCACTGGTGATCACCGTGAACGTGTTATCCGATATTTTAGGCGCAATGATGGACCCGTTAAAACATAAGGATTGGTATGTCCTCAGATAA